The sequence below is a genomic window from Paenibacillus silvisoli.
CGTCAGTAACTGTGAACTTGTCAACGATCGAGTTGTCGCTCACGTAGAATACAAGACCAGCATAAGTTACGCTCTTACCGCCTGCAGGAGCGCCTGTCAGGTCGATATCGCCGTTAGGCAATGCAACTTTTTGACCAGCTGCGTCAGTAAGTGTAAGTGGAAGTACATAACCGTCTTTTACGGAGATGCGAGCATCGCCGGAAACTGGTTGTACTTGATCCAGCTTGATGGAAGTTGCCGAGCTGCCGTTGATTACTTTCAGTTGTTTGTTAACGGAAAGACCAGCGGATGGGTAGATTGCAGTAACGCTGATAACGTCATTGATTGCTGCTGCGTCGTCGCCTGTTTTCAGGTCCAGAGTGGAACCGTTTTTCAGTTGCTTGGACTTCGTTACGTTGTACGAAGTAACTTGTGCAGCTGCGCCCATATCTTCACCGAATTGGTTGTAAACTTTAACGCCAAGATCTTGGCCGTCTACTTGTTGAAGAGCTGTTGCAGTGATGTCTACTTTCTTAGCTGTTTCGTCTTCCACTTTAAGTGTAAGAGCGTCCATGCCTTTAACAGTCAGCGTGTAGTCGCCAGCTGGCAGGTAAGCTACAGCCAGGTCAACCGACTTGTTGTCAGCTGCGAAAGTTGCAGTTACAGGGTAAGTTGTCAGGCTGTTTTTCAACTCGTAAGTCAGCGCAGCTTTTTCTTCTGCTGTAACTTCTTTGTTGAATTTAACTGTTACTTTTTTAGCGCCGGATTGTTTAGCTTCCGTTGCTTTCAGAACAGTTTCTTCTGGTTGTGCAAGATCGTAAGCAACGTCTACCAGCATAGCGCGAGTAGCGTTAACTTGGTACGTAGGAAGTTCTGGGATCAGACCAGCTTCAATAGCTGCTGCTACGAAACCTTTAGCCCAAGGGGATACTGTACCAGCTACTGTACCGTCAGCTTTTGGCTCGATGCCAGCTACCAGGTCAGCAACTTTAGCGATTTGCTCTACAGTTACTTTGCCGGATGGGCCGAATTTGCCGTTGCCAAGACCGTTCAGAAGACCAGCTTCTGTAGCAGCGCCGATGAAGCCAGCTGCCCAGTGAGTTTTTGCAACGTCGGAGTAAACGTTCGCTGCGGAGTTTTCTGCAAGCTCAGTCAACTTTGTAAGTACTTTCGCGAACTCAGCGCGAGTCATTTCTTTTTCAAGACCAGCAGAGCCGTCCGGGAAGCCGTTCAGGACACCTGCTTCTTTAAGAGCGTCGAACTTTTGTTGCGTAGTCAATTCTTGTGCTGCGTCAGCTGCGAATGCTACTGCCGATGTGGACAGAGTCATAGCTGCTGCCACTAATAGAGATAAACTTTTTTTCATAACCTTTTTGTCTCCTCCTCTAATATACATCAGTGCTTGAGAGTTTTGTTTAGAATATAGTTTGCTCGTTTGTCTCATTGGTTGGTTCACCCCCTTTCGCGAGTAGAGCAGAATTCGTATTAATAATGTCTGCAAGCTGTTTCCCTGTAGGAACTTGTCGCAGAATCTTGTAAACAAAAGTTGACAAGAAAATATTGGTAGAGTCTGAACACCACTTTAACATTATACAATGGCCTATTTCTAGCGTAAAGAGTAATTTGAGAATTAGTTCCAAGTACTCCGCTACGCCCGCTCAGTTTTCTTGCTGCCTGGTTCATGTAATTAAACGCACAAGTTTCGAAAAAGTTGCGCCATGAGGAAAAGTTTTTTTAATCTTCTTCTCATGATTCTTATTTCAAAATTTGTCGATAAGTCGCATGAACTAGAACAACTTGTCTACCACGAGACTTATTATAGACCGAATGTCCTATATTCGTCGATAGATAACATTTGCCATGTAAAGATAACTCTAGCAACGCCTTGAAGTACTTCTAACTAATTGAAAGCCGCCCGGATTTCTTCCGGGCGGCCCTTTCATTGCCAGCTTAATTCAGTTTAGGAAGTCGCTTAAGATCCGCGAGCACCTTACCCATTATGATTGCCGCGTCCGAGCGAAGCAAGCTCGACTTCGGCTCGAATGTGTAGCCTTTCTTCGGATCTGCCGGATCAATCGGCGAACCTTTAATGTATCCTTTCTTAGCTATTGCAAGAACGGATGCTTTGGCGTAGTAATCGATCTCCGTATAATCCTTAAACGTCTTCTGTAGTTCTTTATCGATCTTGTCTGCGTCGGTTTCCAGTTTCAAATTCAGCGCCCTAGCAAGGAAGACCGTTGCATCGCCACGCGATAAGTTGGCGGTCGGTTCAAAGGCGCGAGGCTGCATGCCTCTAACAATGCCTTCGCGAGCAGCTGTCTCAATCGTACTGTAGTCCCATAACGCATCTTGGTTAATGATTGGAGGCACATCGTCGAAGTGCGGCTTGCTCAGCTCATAGTTGAGCGGAATATTGAGCGCTTTGACGATCATGCTCGTGAATTCGCCGCGTGTCGTATACATATCTGCGCCGAAATCATCGAAATTGGCCGCATTCATAACGCCCTTGGAATAGATAGCTTCCAAATAGTTGCGCGCATACGGATGATTCGTTACATCCGAGAATGAATAACCCATTTTTGCGGTAACGTAATAACCGAACTGATCAAACGGAACCGTAATCGTATTTTTCTTCGTATCCACGGTACCGCCAAGGTTGACCCAGTACTTATTCTTTACGTCGTAGCGGAACACCGTAACAATCGTTCCGGCTGTATTGCGGATGCTCGGGTCAAACGAAAGCGTCAATGTACCGCGTTTAGATAGAATGAGTTCACGATCATCCGGACGTTCGTCATAGGTCGGAATCTTCGTATCGCTTGGCCCTTTGGCGCCTGGATACTGGTACGGATCCACGCCCATCTTAAGCGGATCGTAGATCGCTGTATTCGTGTCATCCGCAAGTCCGGCATCAATCCAGTAAACCGGGCTGGCTTTCACGAATCGGGTTGGGAACGACACTCTAAACCGCGTCCCGAAATTCTGCATAATCAAATCAAAGTCGGCCGGCGGACTATCATACTCGCGGCGGTCTACAACGCCATCCTCGGGGTTCGCAATGGCAAACAACAGCTTATGGCCCGTAAAGACTTGGCCCTTCAAGTTAGCCGGAACGTTGTAATCGCGGCGAATGAGCGATGTGCCCTTCGGGAACGTCAACGATAACGCTCCATCGAATACTTTGTTTGAGTTTTTCATCGCGTCCAAGTACTGCGCGCCCGGAATGTTCGTAGGCGTATAGGTCACTTCGAATATATCGCTTACTTTGTCGGTACTGCTCTCGATCGTGAAGCTGATTTTGTTCACGCCCGGTTTGAGTCCCGACACCGTTGCTTTAAATGCATTGGGGTACTCAACACCGTTCGCCGAATTATTATCGGCATCGTAAGCGAACTTATCCGCTGCGAGCTTATTAATCGTAACTTTGCTTGCGCCTTTGGCATTGATGATGACATCGACGTAGTTTTTATTAACGATGCCCTCGGCCGGTAAATACGGTCTAAGGATCTTGTACGGCAGTACCGTCGGGTCTACCTCCAAACGAAACGTCGCTTTCGGTCCCGTATCTCCGCTGTTGTAAACATTGAACAAATAAACGCTTGAGCTGCCATCCGCGTTCAATTCCTGCTTCCGAAGCATGAATTTAAACGATTCGGTTTGGACGTCATACTGAACGACCAAGTCGCTATTAATGTTGCCGTTGGCCGGAAAGATGCCAAGCGGCGTGTCGCCGTCTACTATTTGAAACGGATCGCTGAGCTTCCAGGTGATGGCGGTCGTTTGAGAAGCGCTTGTGATTTTCAAAATGTAGTCGTCCGCATCTTTGTGTCCATTGCTAACCGCCAACAGAGACGGCATTTTCAATTCAACCGCAGCTTTTGATTTCCCTAAGTCAATGAAGTCGAATGTTCCGCTCACATTCATAAAAGGCTCGGTCGTCGTATAGATAGAGCCGGTCTTCGGGAAGTTAGGGTCATTCAAAATCGGTTGCGGATTTTGAATCAGATCCTCATAGGTGAATGGGAACACGCCTGTCGTACCCGGAGCCGGAATGATCGGCAGGTTGGTCGGTGTTTTGTTCACCTTCACGACCTTCTCGTAATAACTCTTGGAGCTCTGATAAACAAACTTAATGACGTTCTCGCCGTTGAACATCGCGTCCAACGCTTTCTCCTGCCACGATGGACTGCTAGCATCTTCCTTAAGCTTGAAGCTTGAAATGTCTCCGTCTTGTTCAAGAGGGAAAGGGACATTATTAATGTAGAAATAGACGGTGCGCGGTCCGTTGGTATTATCGTACCTAATTTCGGACGTATTATTAATGTTCTGCAGCGAACCATGGAAGTTGCCCAGCTTATTCAAAATAATTTCCGTGACACGGGCGCTTGTTGCCATCGTCGTATCATCGGAAACGGGCATGCCATCAAAAATCTTGTCAAAATTAGCGTAAGGACCATAAAGCAGCGTAAACTTCGCCGATGCCGTGTCTCCTCCCGCTACCTGCAAGGTGATGGTTTGCGTACCTTCATACGGCATTTTATAAAATTCAATGACGACGCGCTGGAAAACCTCCGGATTGCCGTTAACGGTTTTCGTAACCAGCGATTGCTCGCGAATCGCATATTCGCCGGAGGCAAGCGATTGTCCTGCGGACGGGACCGGTTTGAGAATCGGAGTGAAATTATGACCGTATAAGTCGGATATTTTGGTCGCCACTACCGGGTCTGTGCCGCTGGCATTTCCGACCAGAACTTCGATGCCTACAGGCAAACCGTAAATGTTCTTTCCTTCGAGCGGCGTGCCTTCGATATTTTGGTGACTTCCTGGCTTATATCCGGTCAAGTAGTTAATTTGACTGATGAAGGGCTCGTCTTTGTCTCGGAGCGAAAAGTAGAGCGCATCCGTGCCTTGCTCCGTTGGCGTTACGTTCAGATGAACGTTTTCCTCATTACGAGCGGTTAGCTTTACATTGTAAGTCGCACCGAAGTCGAAAGCACTCGCCGCGCCCAAATCGATTGTATATTCATATACAAAAAATTTATCCGTTGGCAATGGCGGTCCAATCGCAGTCGTCACGGTAATAGCGCCAAGCGCAATATCGGTATAGTTTAATTCCGTCGTTTTCTTGAAGCTTGCTTTCATGGAGTCAAGCGGCACCGCCGGATTCGGGTGAGGCGTTTCTGAAGATCCGGCTGGCTCGATAAAGTAGCTGTTCGGCACAATGACTTTACCGGTCAGCAATAAGTTATTCGACGTATCGACGACAAAGTTAGGGTTATATTCCAACGCAGCCGACTGTAAGTTCGAATTAGGCGGGTTAACGTCCATCTCGTTGATATTCACGTCGTAAAACGTCACGCTGCCGTTATAGAACGCAATGTCACGCGAAGTCTCGATGACCTGCGTACCGTTCTTGATACGGATCGTGACTTGGTTTTTACCTTTTTGCAGCGTAATCGGGGCAGCCGCGAACGAGTTGTTATTCGAGCTGTTGACCGAATACGTTTTGCTGCTCCCGTTCACGACGATTGTTACTTGCTGCGCATTAGGCGCTTTACCAGTAATGCTGATATCCGCAGAACTGCGTCCACGCGACGTCGAGGATTGGACAACCGTCGTACCGTTCTCCATAATCGGGAAGTTGTTTCCGTCCAAGCTTGCCGTCAAATCAAACAGCATTGGACCGTCACGGTACTCAACGTAGATGGAGTTCGCCACCTCGCCGCCGCTTTGCGTACCTTTGAACGTAAGTTTATTCAGTCCCGGGAACAGCTGGATATTGAAAATCTGGATACTGGATCCGCTTACGGATATATTGCTCGTGAGATTCTCTCGCTTGTTGTCTTTATCGCTAATATTATTCGGATTAGAAGGATCGGTAATCTGATACACGCTATACGAAATAGATGACGGATCCACGTTGCTGATCGTCCCCTGCAATGTAATGCGTTCCTCCGTCGTAACTCTCGGGGATGCAATCTGGTCGCTTTCGCTTGGGAACGCGAAATTGCCAGTCGCAGCCTGAGCGGTCTCAATGCGATTAGCGGGCAATACTTGAATAATTAGGGCCAGCATGACAAACAACGTAACTAATTTCCTGATCACAGTGCGCCTCCTCCACTTCAGTCCACTTCTCTTAGTTTGGTGTACCTTTTTTATCGGCGCTGGGCTTTCAAAAGTTTAGCTATTTCCTAGAAATCTCCCGATTGGAAAGTCCCGGTAAAAACAAAAACTTCGTTCCCGTTTGGGAACGAAGTTCATTAGCTTAGCATTCATGCATTATTTCGAGCGTGATTCCTGTGTGCTTCCAAGCAGCAGACGCTGCAGGAAGTTCAATACCGGGCGGCGCGTTTTGTCCACGATGCCGATCAGCTCGGCGCCGATCTGAAGAATGAACACAAGCACCAGAATAACGCCGAATGTAATCCAGTTGGCTGCATCGGACTGTACGATCGTCGATTGCAGGACGGCGCAAACGCCGAATATCGATGCGATGCCGTAAATGATCAATACCGTGCGGCGGTGGCTGAAGCCAAGCTCGCGCAGGCAGTGATGCAAATGGCCTTTGTCCGGCGCGAAGATCGGTTTCTTGTTGACCCAGCGGCGAACGATTGCGAAGAACGTGTCCGACAGCGGCACGCCGATAATCAAAAGCGGCGTAACGAAGGAGACCATCGTTACCTGCTTGAAGCCCATCATCGACAGCGTCGCAAGCGCGAAGCCGAGGAACAAGGAACCGGTGTCGCCCATAAAGATTTTGGCCGGATGAAAATTGTAAACCAGGAAGCCGATGACGCCGCCAAGGAGCAGCGCGCACAGCAGAATGACGGGAGCCGAGCCCATGAACGCAGCCATCACGAGAATGCTGCTGATCGCGATACCGGACACGCCTGCTGCCAGACCGTCCAAGCCGTCGATCAAATTGATCGCGTTCGTGACGCCGACAATCCAGACGATCGTCAGCGGGATGCTGATCCAAGCCGCTACAGGCTGCATTGCTTCGCCGAACGGAATGTTAACGAGATCGATCTTAACGCCGAAGCCCAGAACGACAACGGATGCCGCAATCAATTGGCCCAGCAGTTTTACTTTTGCCGACAGTTCAAACCGGTCGTCCAGCGCGCCGATGATGACGATGATCGAGCCGCCTGCCAGCAGAGCGTTGATCAAATTGTAATCGTAGTCGCGAAGCAAGCCTTCCGGAATGAAAGCTTTGACCGCGAAATAAGCGCCGATGAATGCTGCGTATATGCCTAAACCGCCAAGTCGCGGCATGATCCTTGTGTGTACTTTACGATGGTTGGGCTTGTCGATGGCCCCGATTTTGTTTGCGAACTTAATGACAAACGGGGTAAGCACAAGCGCAAGACATAACGAAATGATAAATCCGATTGTGTAGAGTACGACCTGACTCATTTCCATCTCCCTTTCATAGCTATCGCCGGATAGAATTATACGCTGTTTGAAAAAGAAACTCCACTCTCATTTTCAAGCAATTTTCACGGATTTCGCCTTTAAATCGCTTGCTTGGCCGAGGTTTTCCGACATTTTCTTTCTCGCACAGCGTATTCGCTACATTTTTCGGCGGTACTTATAAGCTTTAGTATACGCTGCTCGTGCTGGGGAGAGGGAGATTCTACATATTGATTAACGTAAGTAGGTTGAAATTTGTTTCGCCGGCCAACGCGCTTCTTGTTTTAATTGCTCGATAGCCGCTTGATGCTGCGAGCGCCATCCCTCCGGATCGTTGAGCAGCTTGCTCATCGCCGCAACGAAAGCTTCCGGATCGAGTGCCTCTGTCGTACCGATCGGCGTCAGCCCGATCCGATTCAGGAACTGATCGATCTTCGGATCGTAGGACAGCCCGAGCATCGGCACGGACTGGTTTGCCGCGTAAATCAGCGCATGCAAGCGCATGCCAAGCAGCGCATCGCAACGGCTGACCTCCAGCAGCATCTGCTGCGGGTCGTCGCCGGCTTCGGCGATTTCGGCAACGCTGCCGCCGATGTCGCCGAGCTTCTCCATCACCCATAGCGACGCTTCCGCGTCCGATGGGGTGTGAAAAGGCAAGAACCGCAGCCGCACCGCCCGGCTGCGGGCCAGCGCGCCAAGCGCGGCGGCGAACCGCGCCAGGTCGGCGCCGTCCTTGCGCCAATGGCGCAAGGACACGCCGACAAGCGGCAGCGCCGCGCCGGCGCCCAAGCCCGAGCCGCCCGCCGGCGGCTGCGCTGCCGGGAGCGGCAGCGCCATGACCGGATCGGGCACAACGTCGATCCGGTCGCGCGGCACCCCCATCCGCCCCAGCAAAGCGGCGGATTCGGCGTCGCGCACGGAAACATACGCGCAGCGGCGCATGACGCCGCGAATCAGCCGGTCCATCCACCGGCGATTCACGGGTCCGATCCCTTGCGCGTAAGCGAATGTCGGCTTGCCAAGCAGCTGAGCCAGCTTGAGCACGCCGGTATAATAAGGAATCGTCTTGGTCCCTGTCGCATCCTGAAGCAGGCTGCCGCCGCCGCTGATAAGACCGTCGCTGCCGCGAATCGCGCGGACGATCTCGCCGAAGCGCATCCGGTGCACGGCTTCCACGCCGTACATCGCGGTTGTCCAGGCCGGATCGATCGAGAGCACGACCGGCTCGATGCGGAGCCCTTGCGCGCGCCCTTCCTCTTCCAGCGCGAACAGAATGGACTTTAATACCGCCTCGTCCCCGCTGTTGCGAAAGCCGTAGTAGCCGGAGATGACTACACGCCGGACTTGAAGCCCTGTTTCATTTGCGCGACTCGTGGTGCCCATCGTTTCCAAACTCCTTCCCCGATTTGCCACACGCCGATCATCACAAGTCCGATCAGCGCGCCAAGCACAAGCCCGAGCAAATCACGGATGAGGGAAATCGGAAGCGGCGTATGAATATGGGCGAAAGTGTCCACCATGGACAGCTGCCCAATCGAGCCTACAATAAATAATACCCAAGCGGCGCGATATCGAAGCGCCACGAAAATGCCGAAGAAGAACAGCGGGTGCGAAAGCAAAAACTCTTTCGTCCGCGGCCGTACGCCGAAGGTCGACTCCAGCACGTTGCGGAACACCAGCTCCATGGAGGAAGCTTGTCCGGCATTGCCCGTACGGGACAGATAATAAAGCGCCATGACGCCAAGGACGCCGGCTACGGCAACCCACAGCACCGTGATTTGCATTTTCAACAGACGGCGCAAATTGCCGAATACCGATTCGCCGGTATACAGGAACAAGTACAACGCCACCAGCGCGATCGGCGCCAAGTGCAGCAGGCTGACGCCGCGGAATTGCTCCAGCACCAGCTTGTACGTCATGTTGTTCAGCAAGCCGACGATGAACGGAATGCCGCTCATCGAAATGACCGCGGTCGACGCAAAAATCGTAATCGCCATCAGAAGCCGTCGTCCGGCGCCAAGGCCCGGGAAGAACCAGCGCACTTGATCGGCGGACAACCGCGGCTGGTCCGCCGCGCCGCCGATCGGCCGGCGGTTGCCGACCGTATGCGCCCGCACGCGCCGAATGGCCCAAATCAGCGCCAAGGTCGGCGCGCTAATGGACGCGCCAAGCGCAAGCGCCTGCTCGAGAATCGGCTTCGACAGCACATACAAGCCGGCGCTGCCGACGAGGCCGAGCACGAAGACCGGAATCGCAACGCCCGGTACGAACGCGCTGATCAGCAGCGTAATAAACGCAATGGCGCCAAGAACGACAATGGCTTTCAGCGGCTTCACCCATGAAGGCGACTCGTATTTGAACGGCTGCGGCTGTCCGACTTCGAAGCCGAGCTTGTCCATTTTGGCAAGCACGCCGTTCTTGTCTTGCATCGCATTATAAAGATTTTCAAGCGGATCGGTGATAGCCGATTTTACCGGACTGCTCGACGGCGCACCGTTTAAGTAGAACATCCGGATGCTGCGGTCCTTCGCCGCAAGCTGGAACCGGTCGGCAATTTCCTCCGGCTTCATCGAAGCCGAATCGTTGTCCGAAAGCGAATACAGCCGGACTACGTTATAATCGGTCAAATAACCGAGCGTGTTCATGCCCTTCTGAGGCTTAGAGTTCTCGATCGCCGCGATTCCGATTCCATGCTTATTCAAGAGCTCCCCGAATTGGCTCAAGCTCTTAAGCTCGGCATTGTCCGCAAACCCTTTAACCGCGTCGCCTTCGAACAGGATGCGCGAAACGCCCATCTCTTGGAACGAGCGCAGCATCGCGTCGACGCTTGCCGCGTCAAACGGCACGCGGTCCGACAGCCGCGGCACGATCGTGAAGCCAGCCGCATGCAGCTCGTTCAGCGCGATCGGGTCCGGAACCATCGGCTTCAAAATCGCATCCTCCAGCGGCGTTTCGAGAATCAAGCCGCCGTGTCCTTCAAAGCTCCAGCGGGACGTGACGATGCCCCATTGTTTGAAGGTATCTTCAAGGACGGGACGAATCGCGTTCTCGTCCGCCTCGTCGGCGAACAACACATACGTGTAATTCTCGTCGACCGTATGCGGCTTGCCCTGCAGCTCGTAGGCCGTCGTCGAATTATAAAGCGACAGCCTCCCCGCCCAGCTCAGCTCCTGCAGCGACGATTCGAATACCGCCATGGCGGTAATGCCCGCGTCCTTCATTTTGGGCAGCTGGTCCTTCACAAACTGCTTAGGATGCGACTTATAGGCCGCAATCTGCACCAAATCCCGATAATCGAACACCATTTGCACGTTGTCCGACGTCTTCTCCATCTTCCAGCGCACGGCGCCGATCGGCAGCGCCGCGATCAAACCTAAAATAACCAATACGCAAAGTACAACGTTTGCTTTACGATTCCAGTGTTGCCAGTTATGCACGTCTTCCACTCCTTAACCTGTTCCGTAGGAAATATTCGCTACGATCGTCAGTTCTGTTCCGCAGGAAATTTCGCGTACGGAAGATCTGCTTCTATCTCTACTTGTCTACCCGTTCCATGACGCTTTGCGTCAAACGCGCGATCGAAGCCTTCGCATCGTCCTGCGAGCTTCCGCGAACGGCAAAATAAACTTTGATTTTAGGCTCCGTGCCCGACGGACGCAAACAGAACCAGGAACCGTCGGCGAGCAAATATTTCAGTACGTTTTCCGGCGGCAGCCCGTCCAAGCCCGGCAAATAATCGAGCACGCGGGTTACGCCGATACCGCCGATTTCGGCCGGCGGATTGCTGCGCCAGTCTTCCATGATCGCCGCGATCTGCTGAACGCCGTCCACGCCTTTAAGCGTGCGGGACTCCAGATGCTCCAAATAGTTGCCGAACTGCGCGTACAGCTCGACGAGCACGTCGTAAAGCGTTTTCCCCTTGCTCTTATAATAGGCAGCCGCTTCGCAAATTAGCATGGATGCGATAACCGCGTCTTTGTCGCGCGCATACGTTCCGGCCAAATAACCGTAGCTTTCCTCGTAGCCGAACAGGAAGGAACGATCGCCGCTTTGCTCGTACTGGGTCATTTTCTCCCCGATATATTTAAAGCCGGTCAGCGTGTTCACGACTTCAGCGCCGTAGAAGGCCGCGATGTCGGCGCCCATTTCGCTCGTAACGATCGTTTTGACGACGACGCCGTTCGCCGGCAGCTCGCCGCGCTCCTTCAACGTCCCAAGCAAGTAGTTGACCATAATCGCGCCCGATTGGTTGCCTGTCAGCACGACATAGTCGCCTTCGTTGTTGCGCACAACCGCGCCCATACGGTCGCAGTCCGGGTCCGTACCGATAATAATGTCGGCGCCAACCTCTTGGCCAAGCTTAATGGCGAGCGCGAACGCATCCCGCTCCTCCGGATTCGGCGATTTTACCGTACTGAAATACCCGTCCGGCTTCTCCTGCTCCGGCACGATATGTACATTCGACAGCCCGATCTCCTTCAGCACCTCGCGTACAGGCATATTGCCCGCCCCATGAAGCGGCGTGTACACAACGGCCAATTCGCTGCCGAGCCCTTCCTTAAGCAATTCGCTGTTCAAGCTTTCCGCGGCTACGGTCCGAATGTAGTCGAGGTCTTCCGCTTCGCCCAGCCAATTCAGCAGACCCTTCGCTTCCGCCTCCTCTCGGCTGATGCGGCGCACCTGATCGAAGCCCGTCACGCGCTGGATCGCGCCGATGACCTCGGCCGCGTCCTCCGGTACGAGCTGGCAGCCGTCGGAGCCGTATGCCTTATAACCGTTATATTCAGGTGGATTGTGGCTTGCCGTAATGACAATCCCGCTGCTTGCGCCAAGCGCGCGGACCGCGAACGAGAGCTGCGGCGTCGGGCGAAGCGACTGGAATACGTGCGCCTTCACGCCGTTGGCCGCGAGCACAAGCGCCGCATCTAGAGCGAACTCCGGTGAGTTGTTACGGGAATCGTAAGCAATGACAACCGATGGCGAGCTGCTCTTCCCCAGCACCCAATTCGCCAAGCCCTGCGTTGCTTTGCCGACCGTATAGATATTCAGACGGTTCGTGCCGGCGCCCATGACGCCGCGCAGCCCGCCTGTCCCGAATTCCAGCTCGCGGTAGAAGCGGTCCTCGATTTCCTTCTCGTTGCCCCTCAGCGCGGCAAGCTCCTCTTTCGTAGCCGCGTCGATCAGCGGATCGCCCAACCATGCCTCGTAACGTTCTACAGCGGATTGATTCATACTTCAGCATCCTCTCCATGAGTAGTCGTACAAATTCTCATCTATTAAAAAAAAACCGCGTGCAGAGCCTGCCTGCACGCAGCCCAATGAGACCTATTCCGGATCCTTCAAAGCAAACATGATTTCGCACTCCGCGACGACTTTGTCCCCGACTTTAGCCACCGCTTGCCCTTTGCCGATCATGCCCTTCAGACGCGTAATTTCTACTTCCAGCGTCAACGTGTCGCCCGGGACGACTTGTCCGCGGAAACGGCAGTTGTCGATGCCGGCGAAGAAACCGATTTTGCCG
It includes:
- the csaB gene encoding polysaccharide pyruvyl transferase CsaB, which codes for MGTTSRANETGLQVRRVVISGYYGFRNSGDEAVLKSILFALEEEGRAQGLRIEPVVLSIDPAWTTAMYGVEAVHRMRFGEIVRAIRGSDGLISGGGSLLQDATGTKTIPYYTGVLKLAQLLGKPTFAYAQGIGPVNRRWMDRLIRGVMRRCAYVSVRDAESAALLGRMGVPRDRIDVVPDPVMALPLPAAQPPAGGSGLGAGAALPLVGVSLRHWRKDGADLARFAAALGALARSRAVRLRFLPFHTPSDAEASLWVMEKLGDIGGSVAEIAEAGDDPQQMLLEVSRCDALLGMRLHALIYAANQSVPMLGLSYDPKIDQFLNRIGLTPIGTTEALDPEAFVAAMSKLLNDPEGWRSQHQAAIEQLKQEARWPAKQISTYLR
- a CDS encoding DUF5693 family protein; protein product: MHNWQHWNRKANVVLCVLVILGLIAALPIGAVRWKMEKTSDNVQMVFDYRDLVQIAAYKSHPKQFVKDQLPKMKDAGITAMAVFESSLQELSWAGRLSLYNSTTAYELQGKPHTVDENYTYVLFADEADENAIRPVLEDTFKQWGIVTSRWSFEGHGGLILETPLEDAILKPMVPDPIALNELHAAGFTIVPRLSDRVPFDAASVDAMLRSFQEMGVSRILFEGDAVKGFADNAELKSLSQFGELLNKHGIGIAAIENSKPQKGMNTLGYLTDYNVVRLYSLSDNDSASMKPEEIADRFQLAAKDRSIRMFYLNGAPSSSPVKSAITDPLENLYNAMQDKNGVLAKMDKLGFEVGQPQPFKYESPSWVKPLKAIVVLGAIAFITLLISAFVPGVAIPVFVLGLVGSAGLYVLSKPILEQALALGASISAPTLALIWAIRRVRAHTVGNRRPIGGAADQPRLSADQVRWFFPGLGAGRRLLMAITIFASTAVISMSGIPFIVGLLNNMTYKLVLEQFRGVSLLHLAPIALVALYLFLYTGESVFGNLRRLLKMQITVLWVAVAGVLGVMALYYLSRTGNAGQASSMELVFRNVLESTFGVRPRTKEFLLSHPLFFFGIFVALRYRAAWVLFIVGSIGQLSMVDTFAHIHTPLPISLIRDLLGLVLGALIGLVMIGVWQIGEGVWKRWAPRVAQMKQGFKSGV
- a CDS encoding phospho-sugar mutase; translated protein: MNQSAVERYEAWLGDPLIDAATKEELAALRGNEKEIEDRFYRELEFGTGGLRGVMGAGTNRLNIYTVGKATQGLANWVLGKSSSPSVVIAYDSRNNSPEFALDAALVLAANGVKAHVFQSLRPTPQLSFAVRALGASSGIVITASHNPPEYNGYKAYGSDGCQLVPEDAAEVIGAIQRVTGFDQVRRISREEAEAKGLLNWLGEAEDLDYIRTVAAESLNSELLKEGLGSELAVVYTPLHGAGNMPVREVLKEIGLSNVHIVPEQEKPDGYFSTVKSPNPEERDAFALAIKLGQEVGADIIIGTDPDCDRMGAVVRNNEGDYVVLTGNQSGAIMVNYLLGTLKERGELPANGVVVKTIVTSEMGADIAAFYGAEVVNTLTGFKYIGEKMTQYEQSGDRSFLFGYEESYGYLAGTYARDKDAVIASMLICEAAAYYKSKGKTLYDVLVELYAQFGNYLEHLESRTLKGVDGVQQIAAIMEDWRSNPPAEIGGIGVTRVLDYLPGLDGLPPENVLKYLLADGSWFCLRPSGTEPKIKVYFAVRGSSQDDAKASIARLTQSVMERVDK